The following proteins come from a genomic window of Mariniflexile sp. TRM1-10:
- a CDS encoding prephenate dehydrogenase — MKNIYIIGVGLIGGSLAIDIKNKYPGVVIHGISRKEATLDEALALKLIDKKATLDDIVHADLVIISIPVDATVKLLPSILDKIPDTGLVVDAGSTKADICKVVENHPKRRNFLAMHPIAGTEHSGPSAAIPDLFVGKTNIICEVEKTTFKLQEKALELFKSIGMRIRYMNPEAHDKHIAYVSHLSHISSFMLGKTVIEKEKNERDIFDMAGSGFASTVRLAKSSPEMWTPIFKQNKQNVIETLEEYINNLTHFKDLMKSDDFEAIFNEMKETNHIKDILNGII, encoded by the coding sequence ATGAAAAACATATACATCATAGGAGTTGGGTTAATAGGCGGAAGTCTTGCTATTGATATTAAAAATAAATATCCAGGTGTGGTTATTCATGGTATCAGTAGAAAAGAAGCAACGCTTGACGAAGCATTAGCTCTTAAATTAATTGACAAAAAAGCAACTTTAGATGATATTGTTCATGCCGATTTAGTCATTATTTCAATACCTGTTGATGCGACGGTAAAATTATTACCGTCAATTTTAGATAAAATACCAGATACTGGTTTGGTGGTAGATGCTGGCTCGACAAAAGCAGATATTTGCAAAGTGGTTGAAAATCACCCCAAACGCAGGAATTTTTTAGCAATGCACCCTATTGCGGGTACTGAACATTCGGGACCTAGTGCAGCAATTCCTGATCTGTTTGTTGGAAAAACAAATATTATTTGTGAAGTTGAAAAAACGACCTTCAAACTTCAGGAAAAAGCCTTGGAGTTGTTTAAATCTATTGGCATGCGTATTCGTTATATGAATCCGGAGGCACACGATAAACACATTGCTTACGTATCGCATTTATCGCACATTAGTTCTTTTATGCTGGGTAAAACGGTTATTGAGAAAGAAAAAAATGAACGTGATATTTTTGATATGGCAGGAAGTGGATTTGCTTCAACTGTACGATTAGCAAAAAGTTCACCTGAAATGTGGACCCCCATTTTTAAACAAAACAAACAAAACGTTATAGAAACATTAGAAGAATACATCAACAATCTGACGCATTTTAAAGACTTAATGAAAAGTGACGATTTTGAGGCTATTTTTAATGAAATGAAAGAAACCAATCATATAAAAGATATTTTGAACGGAATAATATAA